The window TACGGCACCGGAGGCTGCACAGCGGCCGCTGAGGCCTCCTCCGTGACGGTGGTGGCGCGGGTCGAGGGCGACACGCGAACCCAGCGGGTGCGGCTCGCCCTGCCGTACCCCAACGAGCTCCTCGACCGGTTGCTCGCCGACGACTGCGCCGCCGAGACGGTCCGTAGGAGTGTCTCCCTGCGGTTCAGCGACTGGACCGACCTGGGCGCCGACGGGGTCCGTGGCAGCCTCGTCGTCGAACGGTCGGCGACCGCCACCGGCACCGCCCGGCTGCACTCCTTCGACGGCAACGTGATGTACCGCCTCGCCTACCGCACGGCGGACCCGCTGGCCGAGGTCACCGCGGCCGCCCCGGTGGCGACACTGCCGTTCACGGCGTCACCGCTGCGCTGCGACCTGCACGCCTTCGCCGAGGTGAAGAAACCCTTCGAATTCCCGGTGCGGGTCTCGCTGGACGGCGGGAAACAGCTCTACACGACGGTCCCGGTCGACGACGACGACCGGCAGGCCCTCGACACCATGCTGCGCCGCAACTGCGGAGTCCCACCGGCCGCCGGCTCCTGACCGGCCGGGTGGCCGCCCCGACCGTTGTCGCACCGCCGATTCAGGCCTGGTCGAGGCGGGTGAGCAGGGCCTTCGGGGCCACTGTGCGGAACGCGTCGATGCACAGCTCGGCTATCTCGGACCAGTCCGGGTCGCGATCGAGGCGGACGCCGAGCCAGCCACGATGGCCGACATAGGGTGGTCGGAAGAAACGGGCCGGATCGGCGGCGATCAGCTCGCCCTGCGCACCGGGCGGGGCCGCGCACCACAGATGCGGGAAATCGTCGTCGTGGTGGCCGTCCGGCCAGAGCATCACGAACTGTCGCCGGCCGCGGACGAAGAACGCCGGTGAGCCGTGGCTGAGACGCTCGGTCGCCTCGGGCAGACGCAGGCAGATGGCACGGAGCCGCTCGGTCGTCGAGTCCATGCCCCGCATTCTGCGCCCCGGGTCTGACATATCCTCGGCCCGTGCTGATGACGACCGAGCGGCTGATCCTGCGGCGTTTCCGGGCGTCCGACGCGCCGGTGCTGGCGGCCTACCGCTCGGATCCGGAGGTGGCGCGCTACCAGTCGTGGGACGTGCCGTTCCCGATCGAGCGGGCGGAGGTCGCGGTCCGCAACTTCGCGGCGAGTTCGCCCGTCGAGGCGGGCCGGTTCCAGTATGCGATCGAGCTCGCCGAGGAGCAGCGCCTGATCGGGGACGTGTATGTCCGGCTGCACGACAACCTGATGCAGGGCGAGATCGGGTTCACGCTGGCCACGGCGTACCAGAAGAGGGGTCTGGCGACCGAGGCGGTCGGTGCCGTGCTGGACCGGCTGTTCCGGGTGCAGCGGCTGCACAAGGTCACCGGGGAGTGCGACGCGCGCAACGCGCGGTCGGCGGCGCTGATGGAGCGGCTCGGGTTCCGGCGGGAGGGGTTGCTGCGGCAGCAGACCTTCATCAAGGGCGAGTGGACCGACGACCTGCTGTACGGGCTGCTCGCCGAGGAGTGGCCGGCGGGCCGCTGAGGGCGCCCGCCGGCCGTCCGCTCAGCTCTCGTGGCGCAGCCAGACGGCGCCCAGCGGGGGCACCCGCAGCGACACCGAGGCGTCGAAACCGTGCCAGGGCAGGTGCTCCGCCTCGACCCCGCCCAGGTTTCCGACACCGGACCCGCCGTAGAGGGCGCTGTCCGTGTTGATCACCTCGGTCCAGCGGCCGACCCGCGGCAGGCCGATCCGGTAGTCCTCGTGCGGGATGGCGGC of the Actinoplanes sichuanensis genome contains:
- a CDS encoding GNAT family N-acetyltransferase — encoded protein: MTTERLILRRFRASDAPVLAAYRSDPEVARYQSWDVPFPIERAEVAVRNFAASSPVEAGRFQYAIELAEEQRLIGDVYVRLHDNLMQGEIGFTLATAYQKRGLATEAVGAVLDRLFRVQRLHKVTGECDARNARSAALMERLGFRREGLLRQQTFIKGEWTDDLLYGLLAEEWPAGR
- a CDS encoding MmcQ/YjbR family DNA-binding protein, whose translation is MDSTTERLRAICLRLPEATERLSHGSPAFFVRGRRQFVMLWPDGHHDDDFPHLWCAAPPGAQGELIAADPARFFRPPYVGHRGWLGVRLDRDPDWSEIAELCIDAFRTVAPKALLTRLDQA